The Stieleria maiorica genome includes the window CAACAACCAGGGGATTGCCCAGAGGGCTCTGCTGAGTTTCAATTCTTGGACCAATTCGGGGATGTAGAAAGCAACCGGATCAAGGGACCACGAGTTGATGTCATCAGGATCATTGCCGCCGGACGCCGATTCACCGTCGCGCCCGAGGCTGTACACGCCATAGGTCCGGTTGCCGTCGGCATCTTGTCGCAGAGCAACCTGAAACTCGTTCCCCCAAGGATCTACGCCCGGTGCCGGCGTCTTCGCAACGACAGAAGGGTCCAGGGGGGAGATAGAGTCAACGCGAGCGGAAGCGCGAGGAGTTGTTTTAGATTCATCACCTCATCTCTCAATGTAGCGAAATGTGATCCGTGGCGATGGTGCCGCAACAATAGTCAGTAGTCTAAGCAGCGACTCCTGCGCAGCAGATCAGAGTAGCGTGGGCGACTACCGGGACACGTTCGGCGCGGGATCGATCGATCGATAGGCCTGGATCACCGCCATTTCGCCGGCGAGACCTTGGCCGGCGTTCTTG containing:
- a CDS encoding type II secretion system protein GspG — encoded protein: MSPLDPSVVAKTPAPGVDPWGNEFQVALRQDADGNRTYGVYSLGRDGESASGGNDPDDINSWSLDPVAFYIPELVQELKLSRALWAIPWLLIVYPLMFILLRTRKVPG